Proteins from one Mixophyes fleayi isolate aMixFle1 chromosome 9, aMixFle1.hap1, whole genome shotgun sequence genomic window:
- the LOC142101594 gene encoding uncharacterized protein LOC142101594: protein MVEADITYDINMETEGSLEAGVDEETTAKSEAAEQLDTYKEDNAKPASDVQTDINAEITAMTATAVHKDIYEEQITKTDTEVEAVINIDINANSESPVEAVIKEKSTVHTRRRVRGADTWKIKSKNHNLCNGRQKKWLKRHLHRHNQKTSLGDMETLIWPRSNKLPKSVEGSPSDDSLETELLDYLETLCDRPEFLSQVKYLLYRSPMAPDLHCVVSYA, encoded by the exons ATGGTAGAAGCAGACATAACCTATGACATCAATATGGAGACAGAAGGGTCATTAGAAGCAGGCGTAGATGAAGAGACCACTGCCAAATCTGAAGCTGCAGAACAACTGGACACCTACAAAGAGGACAATGCAAAACCTGCAAGTGATGTACAAACAGATATAAATGCAGAGATAACTGCAATGACTGCAACTGCTGTACACAAAGACATCTATGAAGAGCAAATTACAAAGACTGATACTGAAGTGGAAGCAGTCATAAACATAGACATCAATGCAAACTCTGAGAGTCCAGTAGAAGCAGTCATCAAGGAGAAAAGCACTGTGCACACTAGAAGACGTGTGCGAGGAG CAGATAcctggaaaataaaaagtaagaaCCATAATCTGTGCAATGGAAGACAGAAGAAATGGCTGAAGAGACATCTTCATAGACACAACCAGAAGACCTCCCTGGGCGACATGGAGACACTAATTTGGCCACGTAGTAATAAGCTCCCAAAGAGCGTAGAAGGAAGCCCATCAGACGACTCACTTGAAACAGAACTTCTAGATTACTTAGAGACTCTTTGTGATCGGCCAGAGTTTCTGTCACAGGTAAAGTACTTGTTATACAGATCACCAATGGCACCAGATCTACATTGTGTAGTTTCATATGC